The sequence CTCGCTGGAGAAAATAGAGGACCCCGCTAAGTTCATTGATGTTCTCTCCTCCCACCTGCCGCTTCACCCCACCGAGAAACAGCAGATCCTGGCGACAGTTACCCTGGAAGACCGATTCCAGAGGGTTATCAGCATTATTCAGCGCGAAATAGAGATCGAGTCCCTTGAAGTCGATATCCGATCCAAAGTCAAAAAGAAGATGGAGAAGAACCAGCGGGACTATTACCTTTCCGAACAGATCAAGGTGATAAAAAAGGAGATCGGTGATGGTCAGGAAGAGGCTGCCGACGAACTGAATATCCTCGAAAAGGCGATCAAAAAGAAAAAACTCTCCGCTGCCGCCAACGAAAAGGCTATGCAGGAGCTGAAAAAACTTAAATTGATGCCGCCATCCTCTGCGGAGGCGACAGTAGTTCGAAATTATATTGACTGCATCTTAAGCCTTCCCTGGAAGGTGAAGTCTGCCGCAACACTTGATATTGTCAAGGCCGAAGAGGTCATGAATGAAGACCATTTTGGCTTGACCAAACCTAAAGAACGGATCTTAGAGTACCTGGCAGTACAGGCCCAGGTCAAAAAAATCAAAGGCCCCATCCTCTGTCTGGTTGGCCCTCCAGGAGTCGGCAAGACCTCGTTATGCAAGTCCGTAGCCCGGTCCATGAATCGTAAATTTGTTCGCCTGTCACTGGGCGGAGTTCGTGATGAAGCTGAAATTCGCGGCCATCGCCGAACTTATATCGGGGCTATGCCCGGAAAGATCATTCAGTCACTCCAGAAGGTCAAGGTTAACAATCCCGTCTTCTGCCTGGATGAGGTGGACAAGATGAGCACTGATTTTCGTGGCGACCCATCCTCTGCCCTCCTTGAGGTCCTCGACCCGGAACAGAACGGCACATTCAACGATCACTACCTCGATCTGGACTACGACCTGTCGGACGTCTTTTTCATCACCACAGCCAACAGTTTGCACTCCATACCGGCTCCACTGCAAGACCGGATGGAGATCATCAAGCTTGACGGCTATACTGAAGAGGATAAGCTCTTAATCGGCCAGGATTTCCTGGTTCCCAAACAAATGCTGGCCAACGGTTTCAAGGACGGTGAAGTGATCTTCACACCTGACAGCATCATGGAAATCGTTCGCAATTATACCCGAGAAGCCGGGGTCAGAAATCTCGAAAGAAACATTGCCAGCGTCTATCGAAAGATCGCTCGCGAACGTCTCAAGAGCAAACAGACCAAGCCCTACAAAGTCAATGGCACCGCAATTGTCAAATATCTGGGTACGCCGAAGTACCGGTTTGGCCTGGCAGAAGACAAAGACGCTGTCGGTTTATCCACTGGACTAGCCTGGACCGAGGTCGGCGGTGAACTTTTACAGATCGAAACCGTGCTGATGCCAGGAAGCGGCAAACTGACCATTACCGGCAAACTGGGCGACGTGATGCAGGAGTCGGCGCAGGCGGCGTTGAGCTATGTCCGCTCACGCTCCGCCCGACTGGGCATTGCTACCGACTTCTACCAGAAGCTTGATATTCACGTCCATGTGCCAGAAGGGGCAATTCCCAAAGACGGTCCTTCTGCAGGAATTACCATGACCACATCAATTGTCTCCGCCCTGCTTAAAGTCCCGGTAAGAAAAAACCTGGCCATGACCGGAGAGGTAACATTACGAGGCCGGATTCTGCCCATTGGCGGCCTGACAGAGAAACTGCTTGCCGCTCGACGCGGCAATATCTCGCACGTCCTGATCCCTAAGGATAACGAACGGAATCTCAAGGATGTCCCGGCAAAAATCCTCAAAAGTCTGACGATTGAATTAGTAGATCATGTTGATGATGTCCTGACCAAGGCGCTTGTCCTGGAAGAAGGGTGTGTACTGTTCAAGGATTGCGCCGACCCCTTATTTTGTCCGGATATCATACTACCAGGAGGGAACTCAACCTCTTCCCGCACAAACCCCAACGTGCCCCATTAATTAAGAATTGCTCAGGAATTGATAAGATTAGGCGCGAATTTAGGCCTCAAGATCCCCCCTATGCTCTTCAACTGATGATGATATAAAATTTGTGTGTTTTTTATCGAATTGTCTTGACTTAGGTAAGCCATCTTGTTAAATAATCGCCTACAAAATGACCGGGCGGTTAGCTCAGCTGGGAGAGCATCGGCCTTACAAGCCGGGGGTCACAGGTTCGATCCCTGTACCGCCCACCACAAGTAACACCTCATTTTGCGGGGTCGTAGTTCAGTTGGTTAGAACGCCGGCCTGTCACGCCGGAGGTCGCCGGTTCGAGCCCGGTCGGCCCCGCCACATAGTGACACTAAGGCCTTCAAGTTAATTCTTGAAGGCCTTTTTTATTGCTTTTTTCTGTTAGACGGCCCGTCTGACAGCTTTTTCTTTTTGCCCTTGCCCACCAGTCCTCTCTTGGTTCACCTCAAAGACGATTTCAGCCCCATTGTACAGGGAAAGATCGTTTCAGATTATCCTGCACCACATTCAACCCAAGACCATGAAGGTATTTTCATCGTCGTGTTAGGGCTTTTAGGCCTTAGGAGCTGCTGCATGGTAGCTATTGTCTTTCCCTGCGGAAGTGTCTTGAACTTGAGTTTCCCGGTCGTAAGCGTTGAGTCTGTCATTGCTTTTCGCCATGACCTGTTTCTTCACCCCAGACCCGCGCAAGGGGGACCTGGATTTTTTTCTCAAAGCGGGTGATCAATTCGCGGTTGGCGTTGACGAGGGCTTGCTCAGCTTCTATCTCGGAGACGATCTGTTGTTGCGTGACAAGGGGTGGGAGGGGGATCGGAACACGTTCAACGATACCCTGATTGATCTTGGGCATGCTTCCGGCAGTGCCCACAGCATTTCTCTTCAGGTATTCCCGAACTGATTGGCTCTGCAAAACAACCAAGAGATAGTGGCGACTGATCTTTGTCTCATCGGCGCGAACACGAATCACCTGGTTTTGTCCGGTAGAACCAGACACGAGTTAATGAAGCTGAGCTTTATCCCTATTACCCCTTTTCAATCGACCTTTCTCTACCCCACGCCCCACGACCAGATTAGCTCAAATCAAACCGACTTTATTTTCCAGTTTACACCAGAAAAAATTTTGGCTTATTCATGGATATCGAGTAACTACTCTGGTTAATGGTAATCAGTTATCGGTTTACGGTTAAAGGAATCAAAGTTGATGGCGTCGCAAAAAGTGCGATCTACTGCGTTGCGTGGCGGATTTGCTCATTCGGCATACCATATGTATGGCCTCACTTACATTGACACAGAGGGCCGCGCCTTGTATATCGCACCTTTTGCTTAGCCATCCCCGGACTTTTTGCGAGATTGTCAAAGTTAGTCATACATCATCGCATGATCCATGATGTCAGTGTGTGCTCAGCTATTAGCAAGACCACTCACCGTCAACTATCAACAGTAAACCGACAACATGAGCAGTTACGAATCAACAATTCTCAAGGATAACGTATGGAATTAATCAGACACAAGACGACAATTAAGGTCTTAACCTTACTGCTGTTCACGGTATTGGCAGTGTTTGGCCATGCGCTTCAAGCCGATGCTGAGTTGACTATTACCAATGTAACCCAAAAAACCAAACAGACCATCGAATCAATACCGACAGCAGAAAAAGCGCCGCTGCCAGAGACCACACCCACTATCGATCTTCTACCAGAAGAAGATCCTGAGGCTCTTGTCCTCGAAGAAAGCCTGGACTCCGACAACGATGCAACCAACGAGATCTTTGCCCTATTCAAAAAGGCCTCGGGACAGGGAAATGCAGAGGCTCAATTCAATATCGGAGTCAGGTACGCTCAAGGAAACGGCGTGCCCCAGAACACCAAACATGCCGTCTATTGGTACAAAAAGGCTGCAGACCAAGGCTACGCTGAGGCCCTATTTAATTTAGGAGTCATGTATGCCAAAGGAATTGGCGTGCCCAGCAACGACACAGAGGCCGTTGCCTGGTTCAAAAAGGCGGCTAAACTCGGCCAGACAGAAGCCCAGTACCTTTTAGGATTAAGATATGACCAAGGCGACGGTGTCCCTTTGAACTACCAGGAATCGGCGAAATGGCTAAGAGAGGCTGCCAGTCGTGGCCACGCTCGTGCTCAATCAGATTTAGGGGTGATGTATGCCCAAGGCAAAGGAGTTCCTCAAGACTACAGCCGGGCCCTTAGCTTATTCATAAAAGCGGCAGAACAAGGAAATTCCTCTGCCCAGTTCAACTTGGGATCCATATACGCAAAAGGCATGGGAGTCCGCCAGGACGACAAGCTGGCCATGAACTGGTTCAAGAGAGCCGCGGAACAAGGCCAAACAGATGCTCAGTTCATGGTAGGCTCAAGACATGACCAAGGCAAAGGTGTTCCCCAGAATTTCCAGGAGGCGGCGAAATGGTACCACAAAGCCGCCGAAAAAGGATACGCCCTAGCTCAATTTAATCTGGGAGCCTTGTATGCCAATGGTGAAGGAGTTCCTTTCGATAACATAACAGCCTATGCCTGGTCCAGCCTGGCCGCAAACCAAGGGCAAGAGGGAGCCGCAAAAAACAGGGACTCGATTGCCAAGGGCTTCACCCCCAAAGAAATCAGTCAGGCCCAAGCCCTAGCCGCTGAGCTGCAGGCAAAGATTGACAATATTATGAATTGAGTTTTAACTTAAGGAAGAAAGAACATTCACGATTCGTGGTAGACCTGCCTTCCTTAGCTATATTTTCAGCGGATATGAGAAAAATTTCATTAGCCATCATTGCGATCTTGCTGCTGCCCCCCTTCTCCACCGCCTGGTCACATGACCCAGCCATGCAGAGCCCCTCCGACGGCACGATCATTCAGGCCGAAGGCAACGCACAGACACAAGTGCAGAACGATTTTCTCTCAATCGACCTTGTCTTTGAAAAAGACAACGCCAATCTGTCCCAACTCAACGAAATCATGCAACACGAGGCGGCTACCGCCCTGGGGAAGGCCACTAAGAATTCCGTCGTCACCGTCAAGACCTCGGGGTTCAGCATTTACCCGGTGTACGAAAGAGAGCGCATTATCCGGCACCACGGAACCTACCAGCTCTCTCTGGAAACCAAAAAATTCGATGCAGGCTTGGCCCTGGCCAGTGACATGCAACCCTTTCAAGTGCGCAATCTCTCCTTTTCCGTTTCCCCTGAACTGCGCAGGGCGACAGAGAAAAAACTACTCGAACAAGCCATTGCCGATCTGCGAGACACCCTCAACATCGCAGCGGGCACTCTCGGCGCAAAAGATATCACTATGATCAACCTCACCATCGGCAACCGAGAATACAGTCCCATTCAACCACGACTGATGAGGGACCCCATCGCCATGAAAGCTGCGTCACCACCACCAATCGCGGCTGAAGCCGGCGAATCGCAAGTGGTGATCACCGTTACCGGCTCGGCTGTGGCCAAGTAATCAGGCTTCCTATACCCCCGCCACCCTTCCCCGCCGCCGCTGCCACTTATACAGTTCGTGGCTCACGAAGAGCAGAATGGGAAAAGGCAGGAGAATCCAGAGTTCGCTCAGCGGGACATGAGCGGTGTTAAACACCTTCTGTACCGGAGCCAGATTGAGCATCATCCAGATCCATACTCCCTCTGCCGCTATGGCCACCAACAACAACCGGTTAGAAAAAAGCCCTAGGCTCAAAGACGAAAACTCCCAGCTGCGCATGGTCCAGACGTTCAGAATCTGACAAGTCACCGCCCCCAGCAACGTCATGGTCATGGCCTGGCGATGGAGGAGCGGGTCTGCCAAAACACGTTCACCATAGTGCCAGTCATGGAGATGGAGAAAAGCCAGAAAAGCGACCATGGCGGCAGTCCCCTCAATGACTCCGAGAAAGAGATAGCCGCGCTTGAACACTTCCCAGTCGAGAATTTTCTCAGAACGGCCCACCGGCGGCCTCAGCATGATGTTCTTTTCCGGTTTTTCACTTCCCAAGGCAAGCCCTGGGAGGATGTCCGAACCGAGATCGATGGACAGAATCTGGATTACCGACAGCGGCAGAGGAATCTTTAGGAAAAACTGAAGGATATAGGGCAAAATCTCCGGGATATTCGAGGCAAGAATATAAGTAACGAATTTCTTGATGTTGAAGTATACGGTTCTACCTTCCTCGATAGCGGTGACAATGGAGGAAAAATTATCGTCCAAAAGCACCATATCTGCCGCTTCCTTCGCCACTTCGGTGCCAGAAAGACCCATGGCGATACCGATATCTGCCTTTTTTAAAGCCGGGGCATCATTAACCCCATCCCCGGTCATGGCGACAACCTCCCCATTGTTCTGAAGGGCCGTGGCGATCCTAAGTTTCTGACTGCTCGCCATCCTGGCAAAGAGCACGTCCTGATGCTCCAGCATCTCCTCCAAGTCCTCGTCACTCATTCTTTCGAGTTCCGGCCCGGTCAGCAAACGATCATAAGTCATACCGATCTTACCGGCTATGGCAGCGGCGGTATGGGGATTATCTCCAGTGATCATCATGATCCTGATCCCTGCCAGCTTGCAGATAGCAACAGCAGCCGGGACCTCCGCCCGTGGCAGATCCATAATCGCCACCAGTCCAAGCAACGTCAGCTCCTTCTCCTCTTTTCCCTCGCCACGAGCAACCGCCAACACCCGATATGCCTGCTGCTCAAAGATATCCGCCTGATCGGTGACCTGCCGCCTGACCTTATCAGTAAGCAATTGCCTGCTGTTGTCTGCCGAGCAATAGGCGACGCAACGCCGCAGCAACACCTCAAGAGCCCCTTTAGAGAAAAGACGAACTCCGCTCTCCTCCTGGTAGACCGTAGACATCATTTTACGATCACTGGTGAAGATGTGTTCGTGTATCTTAGTAAGACCAGGCAGATCAAGACCCCGCTTACTGGCAGCGGCAATCAGCGCCAATTCTGTCGGATCACCGCGCAAGCTGTCGTCATCAATACTGGCCCGACAGTTCAATCTCCCTACCTGGAGTAAATCATCAAGTCGCAATGAGGTGCTGTCGTTTCCGCCCTGCACCATAAATTCACCAGGTTCCCGATACCCTTCACCAGAAACGGCAACCTCTTCGCCCCCAGCAAGCCA comes from Desulfobulbaceae bacterium and encodes:
- a CDS encoding endopeptidase La yields the protein MTENTPQHKLYPMMPLRDLVIFPHMVAPLIVGRGKSIKALEHAMSNRVEIFLSTQLDSSIDEPQGKDVHPIGTIANVLQLLRLPDGTIKALVEGKQRARIIGFVPNQQFFMVQAEPIIESSLPGYHSIAYRRELHHVFKEFGEKNKKIPSEVITSLEKIEDPAKFIDVLSSHLPLHPTEKQQILATVTLEDRFQRVISIIQREIEIESLEVDIRSKVKKKMEKNQRDYYLSEQIKVIKKEIGDGQEEAADELNILEKAIKKKKLSAAANEKAMQELKKLKLMPPSSAEATVVRNYIDCILSLPWKVKSAATLDIVKAEEVMNEDHFGLTKPKERILEYLAVQAQVKKIKGPILCLVGPPGVGKTSLCKSVARSMNRKFVRLSLGGVRDEAEIRGHRRTYIGAMPGKIIQSLQKVKVNNPVFCLDEVDKMSTDFRGDPSSALLEVLDPEQNGTFNDHYLDLDYDLSDVFFITTANSLHSIPAPLQDRMEIIKLDGYTEEDKLLIGQDFLVPKQMLANGFKDGEVIFTPDSIMEIVRNYTREAGVRNLERNIASVYRKIARERLKSKQTKPYKVNGTAIVKYLGTPKYRFGLAEDKDAVGLSTGLAWTEVGGELLQIETVLMPGSGKLTITGKLGDVMQESAQAALSYVRSRSARLGIATDFYQKLDIHVHVPEGAIPKDGPSAGITMTTSIVSALLKVPVRKNLAMTGEVTLRGRILPIGGLTEKLLAARRGNISHVLIPKDNERNLKDVPAKILKSLTIELVDHVDDVLTKALVLEEGCVLFKDCADPLFCPDIILPGGNSTSSRTNPNVPH
- a CDS encoding cation-transporting P-type ATPase, producing the protein MLDKATLMRRLQTTEQGLSLTQVERRQREFGSNVLEQAAKKNYLLSYLSQYCHFFALLLEVAAGLAFVADHYAPGEGSDILAWAILGAVIITATFTFWQEYRTDKVMAALLMLMPTLVSVRRQGEVVSVDSKDLVPGDVMLLEEGDKVAADGVLIESNSLYLNLSSLNGESAPAPRKLTAGEALRQLDARNMVFAGTSVVTGSGIALITGTANSTEFGKIASLTKNVRKLLTPMQREVIRITRIMTALALLVGCVFFGLGLFFGKGLLMSSIFALSLIVANVPEGLLPTIALSLSLASQRMARRQALIKNLDSVETLGSTTVICTDKTGTLTRNEMTVKCLWLAGGEEVAVSGEGYREPGEFMVQGGNDSTSLRLDDLLQVGRLNCRASIDDDSLRGDPTELALIAAASKRGLDLPGLTKIHEHIFTSDRKMMSTVYQEESGVRLFSKGALEVLLRRCVAYCSADNSRQLLTDKVRRQVTDQADIFEQQAYRVLAVARGEGKEEKELTLLGLVAIMDLPRAEVPAAVAICKLAGIRIMMITGDNPHTAAAIAGKIGMTYDRLLTGPELERMSDEDLEEMLEHQDVLFARMASSQKLRIATALQNNGEVVAMTGDGVNDAPALKKADIGIAMGLSGTEVAKEAADMVLLDDNFSSIVTAIEEGRTVYFNIKKFVTYILASNIPEILPYILQFFLKIPLPLSVIQILSIDLGSDILPGLALGSEKPEKNIMLRPPVGRSEKILDWEVFKRGYLFLGVIEGTAAMVAFLAFLHLHDWHYGERVLADPLLHRQAMTMTLLGAVTCQILNVWTMRSWEFSSLSLGLFSNRLLLVAIAAEGVWIWMMLNLAPVQKVFNTAHVPLSELWILLPFPILLFVSHELYKWQRRRGRVAGV
- a CDS encoding DUF541 domain-containing protein; translated protein: MRKISLAIIAILLLPPFSTAWSHDPAMQSPSDGTIIQAEGNAQTQVQNDFLSIDLVFEKDNANLSQLNEIMQHEAATALGKATKNSVVTVKTSGFSIYPVYERERIIRHHGTYQLSLETKKFDAGLALASDMQPFQVRNLSFSVSPELRRATEKKLLEQAIADLRDTLNIAAGTLGAKDITMINLTIGNREYSPIQPRLMRDPIAMKAASPPPIAAEAGESQVVITVTGSAVAK
- a CDS encoding sel1 repeat family protein, which translates into the protein MELIRHKTTIKVLTLLLFTVLAVFGHALQADAELTITNVTQKTKQTIESIPTAEKAPLPETTPTIDLLPEEDPEALVLEESLDSDNDATNEIFALFKKASGQGNAEAQFNIGVRYAQGNGVPQNTKHAVYWYKKAADQGYAEALFNLGVMYAKGIGVPSNDTEAVAWFKKAAKLGQTEAQYLLGLRYDQGDGVPLNYQESAKWLREAASRGHARAQSDLGVMYAQGKGVPQDYSRALSLFIKAAEQGNSSAQFNLGSIYAKGMGVRQDDKLAMNWFKRAAEQGQTDAQFMVGSRHDQGKGVPQNFQEAAKWYHKAAEKGYALAQFNLGALYANGEGVPFDNITAYAWSSLAANQGQEGAAKNRDSIAKGFTPKEISQAQALAAELQAKIDNIMN